In one Arachis duranensis cultivar V14167 chromosome 9, aradu.V14167.gnm2.J7QH, whole genome shotgun sequence genomic region, the following are encoded:
- the LOC110275739 gene encoding uncharacterized protein LOC110275739, translating into MELLRNYDCSILYYPSKANAVANALNRKSICSLNHIALLRRPLVQEIHKLEFESVYFKVEGSGPLLAYIRSQSSLIEQIKSAQSDNPKLRKLMEDVHNGKNLDFSLDQDILRCGNRLCVPNNNDLKKAIIEEVHNSKYTIHPSTNKMYQDLKQLFWWEDMKKDVSTFVSHCLTCQQVKAEYQRPIWLLQHIEIPE; encoded by the coding sequence ATGGAGTTGCTTAGAAATTACGATTGTTCCATCTTATACTATCCAAGTAAGGCTAACGCAGTTGCTAATGCATTGAATAGAAAATCCATATGTAGTTTAAATCACATTGCTTTATTAAGGAGACCTTTAGTGCAAGAGATTCACAAGTTGGAATTTGAGAGTGTATACTTTAAGGTTGAAGGGTCAGGGCCACTCTTAGCTTATATACGATCTCAGTCCTCTCTAATAGAACAAATCAAGTCTGCGCAAAGTGATAACCCAAAGTTAAGAAAGCTAATGGAAGATGTTCACAATGGGAAGAACTTAGATTTTTCTCTTGATCAAGATATTTTACGTTGTGGTAACCGTTTATGTGTGCCAAATAATAATGACTTAAAGAAAGCTATTATAGAGGAGGTTCACAATTCTAAATACACCATTCATCCAAGCACTAATAAGATGTACCAAGATTTGAAGCAATTATTTTGGTGGGAAGACATGAAAAAAGATGTAAGTACTTTTGTTTCTCACTGCTTGACTTGTCAACAAGTTAAAGCTGAATATCAAAGACCTATATGGTTGTTACAACATATTGAGATACCTGAATGA